A genomic segment from Rathayibacter sp. VKM Ac-2760 encodes:
- a CDS encoding LacI family DNA-binding transcriptional regulator has translation MTTRREVAAAAGVSVRTVSNVVNGFASIAPDTRQRVLDVIESLDYRPSEMARSLKVGRTGLIGLMLPELDTPYFAELTRAFVEAGAERGITVVIDQTNGDPDREREFISRSARGGLFDALALNPIALDPIDVAVLRAGGPAVFLGETDIPGFDHVAIDNRTAAREAVEHLIARGHRRIGVIGSRQGGEGTIQLRNAGYEDALRAADLPVLNGGAPETAGFRREYGAAAMRELLNAPVRPDGVFCYSDPLAAGALRSLHEVGLRCPEDIAIVGFDDIEEGRFSSPSITSISPDKDWIARTALDRLIRRLSGEDLRAATITAPHRLVIRESSGG, from the coding sequence ATGACCACACGTCGCGAAGTCGCTGCAGCGGCCGGGGTCTCGGTCCGCACCGTGTCGAATGTGGTGAACGGGTTCGCGAGCATCGCGCCCGACACGCGGCAACGCGTCCTGGATGTGATCGAGTCGCTCGATTACCGGCCGAGCGAGATGGCGCGCAGTCTCAAAGTCGGGCGTACCGGCCTCATCGGCCTCATGCTGCCCGAGCTCGACACCCCCTACTTCGCAGAGCTGACCCGGGCGTTCGTCGAGGCCGGCGCCGAACGCGGCATCACCGTCGTGATCGATCAGACCAACGGCGATCCCGACCGCGAGCGAGAGTTCATCTCGCGAAGTGCGCGAGGTGGGCTCTTCGACGCTCTCGCTCTCAACCCGATCGCGCTCGATCCGATCGACGTCGCTGTCCTCCGAGCCGGTGGCCCCGCCGTGTTCCTTGGCGAGACCGACATCCCCGGATTCGACCACGTGGCCATCGACAACCGCACGGCCGCCCGCGAGGCCGTCGAGCACCTCATCGCCCGAGGACATCGGCGAATCGGAGTCATCGGAAGCAGGCAGGGCGGCGAGGGGACGATCCAGTTGCGGAACGCCGGCTACGAGGACGCACTCCGAGCGGCCGATCTCCCCGTGCTTAACGGCGGAGCGCCCGAGACCGCAGGTTTCAGACGCGAGTACGGCGCTGCCGCAATGCGGGAACTACTTAACGCCCCTGTCCGCCCCGATGGAGTCTTCTGCTACTCCGATCCACTCGCCGCTGGAGCGCTGCGCTCCCTGCACGAAGTCGGACTGCGCTGTCCGGAAGACATTGCCATCGTCGGATTCGACGATATCGAGGAGGGGCGCTTCTCGTCGCCGTCGATCACTAGCATCAGCCCCGACAAGGACTGGATCGCGCGAACCGCTCTCGACCGGCTCATCCGCCGGCTCTCGGGCGAGGACCTTAGGGCGGCCACGATTACCGCACCTCACCGCCTGGTCATCCGCGAGAGCTCGGGCGGCTGA
- a CDS encoding glycoside hydrolase family 38 C-terminal domain-containing protein translates to MVSRDIGTGEPRSSATQRLSLSADGRALDIETRVQWRERQKLLKLAFDFDVHAETAASEIQFGHVRRPTHRNTSWDAARFETVAHRWLHVDEPGFGVTVANDRVYGHDVTRVSRREGGTTTVVRESLLRAPTFPDPAADQGEHVFRHSVSTGGVLDAVAEGYRLNLPLREVGTGPRVEIEPIVRVDGSRSVLVEAVKLAEDGSGDVIVRVYESRGGRAVADLIAGFPAAGATRTDLLERALPDQPGDAMHLEMRPFEIATVRISVSG, encoded by the coding sequence GTGGTCTCGCGCGACATCGGGACCGGGGAGCCCCGCTCCTCCGCCACTCAGCGCCTGTCCTTGTCGGCGGACGGGCGCGCCTTGGACATCGAGACTCGCGTGCAGTGGAGGGAGCGGCAGAAGCTGCTCAAGCTCGCGTTCGACTTCGACGTGCACGCCGAGACGGCAGCGAGTGAGATCCAGTTCGGTCATGTCCGTCGTCCCACCCACCGCAACACCTCTTGGGATGCCGCGCGGTTCGAGACGGTGGCTCACCGCTGGCTGCACGTCGACGAGCCGGGGTTCGGCGTCACGGTTGCGAACGATCGTGTCTACGGGCATGACGTCACTCGCGTCTCGCGGCGCGAAGGCGGCACGACGACGGTCGTGCGTGAATCGCTGCTGCGTGCTCCGACGTTCCCCGACCCCGCGGCGGACCAGGGAGAGCATGTCTTCCGCCACTCGGTCTCGACCGGGGGAGTGCTCGACGCGGTCGCCGAGGGATACCGGCTCAACCTGCCGCTGCGCGAGGTGGGTACCGGACCCCGCGTAGAGATCGAGCCGATCGTCCGCGTCGACGGTTCGCGCTCGGTGCTGGTGGAAGCCGTCAAGCTGGCGGAGGACGGCTCGGGTGACGTGATCGTCCGTGTCTACGAGTCCCGCGGTGGGCGGGCGGTCGCCGACCTCATCGCCGGCTTCCCTGCGGCAGGCGCCACGAGGACCGATCTTCTGGAGAGAGCTCTCCCCGATCAGCCCGGTGACGCGATGCACCTCGAGATGCGTCCGTTTGAGATAGCGACCGTCAGGATCTCCGTCAGCGGGTGA
- a CDS encoding ABC transporter substrate-binding protein: MFARTAVPGAPRHTLLRRTMSIGAGLALAGIALAGCSAGGGGGDGSVEISYLVANDPTGVESAERVLAAFEEKYPDISVTLQTQPAGTEGDNLTKTKLATGEMEDVFVYNTGSLFQALNPDQTLVDLSDQSWIGNVTDDFLTTVKTDSGTYGAPIGASFGGGVLYNIPVYEELGLQVPTTWDEFMANSETIKQKLPDVAPVLQAYGETWTSQLFVLASYADIAAEQPDWAEQFTANKVKFADEPGIIGFQYQQDVFDAGLLNEDFPSLTHDQALRMLAEGDAAQYPMLTNAAGAIAQNTPDRLNDVGFFALPAPEADNTAATIWQPAGLFIPKSTEGDELEAAKTLVDFIAASPEACEISQSTGTPTGPYVIDTCPLEGEVPQMVKDVQTYFDSGRTSPALEFLSPVKGPNLENIAIEVGSGITSAADGAAAYDIDVEKQAQQLGLDGW; encoded by the coding sequence ATGTTCGCGAGAACTGCGGTGCCCGGGGCTCCCCGGCACACCCTGCTCCGACGCACGATGTCGATCGGCGCGGGGCTCGCCCTGGCCGGGATCGCCCTCGCCGGCTGCTCGGCGGGGGGCGGCGGCGGAGACGGCTCCGTCGAGATCAGCTACCTGGTCGCCAACGACCCGACCGGTGTCGAATCGGCCGAGCGCGTGCTCGCCGCCTTCGAGGAGAAGTACCCCGACATCTCGGTGACGCTGCAGACGCAGCCGGCCGGCACCGAGGGCGACAACCTGACCAAGACCAAGCTCGCGACCGGCGAGATGGAGGACGTCTTCGTCTACAACACCGGCTCACTGTTCCAGGCCCTCAACCCTGATCAGACCCTCGTCGACTTGTCCGACCAGTCGTGGATCGGGAACGTCACAGACGACTTCCTCACCACGGTGAAGACCGACTCCGGCACCTACGGCGCGCCGATCGGAGCCTCCTTCGGCGGCGGCGTCCTCTACAACATCCCCGTCTACGAGGAGCTCGGCCTCCAGGTGCCGACGACCTGGGATGAGTTCATGGCGAACAGCGAGACGATCAAGCAGAAGCTGCCCGACGTCGCTCCCGTGCTGCAGGCCTACGGCGAGACCTGGACCAGCCAGCTCTTCGTTCTCGCCAGCTACGCCGACATCGCCGCGGAGCAGCCGGACTGGGCCGAGCAGTTCACCGCCAACAAGGTGAAATTTGCCGACGAGCCGGGGATCATCGGGTTCCAGTACCAGCAGGACGTCTTCGATGCCGGCCTGCTGAACGAGGACTTCCCCTCGCTCACCCACGACCAGGCGCTGCGGATGCTCGCTGAGGGCGACGCCGCCCAGTACCCCATGCTCACGAATGCCGCGGGGGCGATCGCCCAGAACACCCCCGACCGGCTGAACGACGTCGGTTTCTTCGCCCTGCCCGCTCCGGAGGCGGACAACACCGCCGCCACTATCTGGCAGCCGGCCGGCCTCTTCATCCCCAAGAGCACCGAGGGCGACGAGCTCGAGGCGGCGAAGACGCTCGTCGACTTCATCGCGGCCAGCCCGGAGGCGTGCGAGATCAGCCAGTCGACCGGTACCCCAACTGGCCCCTACGTCATCGACACCTGCCCGCTCGAGGGCGAAGTCCCGCAGATGGTGAAGGACGTCCAGACCTACTTCGACTCCGGCCGCACCTCGCCGGCGCTCGAGTTCCTCTCGCCGGTGAAAGGCCCGAACCTCGAGAACATCGCGATCGAGGTCGGCTCCGGCATCACCTCCGCCGCCGACGGCGCCGCGGCGTACGACATCGACGTCGAGAAACAAGCGCAGCAGCTCGGGCTCGACGGCTGGTGA
- a CDS encoding FCD domain-containing protein, whose product MWRGITEQSAVDRTLREHAAILAAIEASDSRLAEALTLVHVSGVEEWLRRAL is encoded by the coding sequence ATCTGGCGGGGTATCACCGAGCAGAGCGCCGTCGACCGGACACTCAGAGAACACGCCGCCATCCTCGCGGCCATCGAAGCCTCCGACAGCCGGCTGGCCGAAGCGCTCACCCTCGTGCACGTGAGCGGCGTTGAGGAATGGCTCCGCCGGGCTCTCTGA